A genomic stretch from Colwellia sp. Arc7-635 includes:
- the gshA gene encoding glutamate--cysteine ligase, with translation MTLLLNDYIAAFAQEKHITSLSQFGRGIERETLRVLPQARLSEQPHSERLGSALTHPNITTDYSETLLEFITPVSYAPETVIAQLEDVQKFTLSQLDDELLWPMSMPCFVEDDDKIPLAQYGKSNIGKMKTVYRQGLKNRYGSMMQVISGIHFNFSFPKSFWQSMQTVEQNTDALDDYISDKYFALLRNYKRFCWLIPYLYGSSPAICSSFLKNKATDLPFKKSEKGYMYLEYATSLRMSDLGYTNSEQSSLQICYNNLSGYLDGVKNAINLPSKKFEKIGLKVDGKYQQLNSNVLQIENELYAPVRPKCVAQAGEKPSEALKNRGVEYIEVRALDVNPWSATGITVEQVRFLDIFLTFCMFEPSEILNCSEQATCEENMDAIVVRGRDPDLLLRDNAEEKSVKQWGGEIFAKMADVATLLDQANGSDLYRDVFETEAAKINDTSLTPSAKILASVVGENKSLIKTALDRAIEYRDQLLANDYQEFTEQYFVNAATESLQEQADIEMSDELDFDAFLQDYFS, from the coding sequence TTGACACTATTATTAAACGATTATATCGCTGCTTTTGCTCAAGAAAAGCATATTACTTCTTTGAGCCAATTTGGTCGCGGTATCGAGCGTGAAACACTTAGGGTGCTGCCACAAGCACGACTATCTGAACAACCGCACAGTGAACGCTTAGGCTCAGCATTAACGCATCCCAACATAACTACTGACTATTCAGAGACTTTACTTGAGTTTATTACACCCGTTAGTTACGCTCCAGAAACGGTTATTGCTCAGCTCGAAGATGTACAGAAGTTTACCTTAAGCCAGCTTGATGATGAGCTATTATGGCCAATGAGCATGCCATGCTTTGTTGAAGATGACGATAAAATACCATTAGCACAATACGGTAAATCGAATATCGGTAAGATGAAAACGGTTTATCGCCAAGGCTTGAAAAATCGTTACGGCAGTATGATGCAGGTCATTTCGGGTATCCATTTCAATTTCTCTTTTCCGAAAAGTTTTTGGCAATCAATGCAAACGGTTGAACAAAATACCGATGCACTTGATGATTATATTTCTGATAAATATTTCGCACTATTAAGAAACTATAAGCGATTTTGTTGGTTGATCCCTTATTTATACGGTAGTTCACCTGCTATTTGTAGTTCCTTTTTAAAAAATAAAGCAACAGATTTACCTTTTAAAAAATCTGAAAAAGGTTATATGTATCTTGAATATGCTACGTCATTGCGTATGAGCGATTTGGGTTATACCAATAGTGAGCAGTCATCGTTGCAAATTTGTTATAACAATTTATCAGGTTACTTAGATGGGGTGAAAAATGCGATTAATTTACCATCGAAGAAATTTGAAAAAATTGGTCTGAAAGTTGATGGTAAATATCAGCAGCTCAATAGTAATGTGCTACAAATAGAAAATGAATTGTACGCTCCGGTTCGTCCAAAATGTGTTGCTCAAGCCGGTGAAAAACCGTCAGAGGCATTAAAGAATAGAGGCGTGGAATATATTGAAGTTCGAGCGCTTGATGTTAACCCTTGGTCAGCAACAGGAATAACCGTTGAGCAAGTTAGATTTTTAGACATCTTTTTAACTTTCTGTATGTTTGAACCTAGTGAAATTCTTAATTGTAGCGAACAGGCAACTTGTGAAGAAAATATGGATGCTATTGTTGTTCGAGGCCGTGATCCTGACTTGCTATTACGTGACAATGCAGAAGAAAAATCAGTTAAGCAGTGGGGTGGAGAAATTTTCGCAAAAATGGCTGATGTTGCTACATTATTAGATCAAGCTAACGGTAGTGATTTATATCGTGATGTCTTTGAGACTGAAGCTGCGAAAATTAATGATACAAGTTTAACACCATCAGCAAAAATTTTAGCATCGGTGGTCGGTGAAAATAAATCATTAATAAAAACAGCACTCGATAGAGCTATTGAGTATCGTGATCAACTTTTAGCTAATGACTATCAAGAGTTTACGGAACAATATTTTGTTAATGCAGCGACAGAGTCTTTGCAGGAGCAAGCCGATATTGAAATGAGTGATGAACTTGATTTTGACGCATTTTTACAAGACTATTTTTCTTAG
- a CDS encoding Na+/H+ antiporter NhaC family protein, producing the protein MQDSIFSLLPPLVAIIIAIWRKNALFALFCGVALCHLMISNGQPIDSIIATSTGVAGVFYSLGNVYIITFSLLIGALVTLMNQSGAVNGFINHLASLNLVKNSRQAAMLPTVIGTTIFTDTNLSMFTAGMSSQKLFDHHKLSRARLAYLVDSTCAPVSILFLVNGWGAYVLGLLDGYSFDDPVGILIGTIGYNIYAIVAVALAYYTAFSGRVFGPLKRAESLVEKKQKTTIDHVAPALIMWLPMLTLLMGTFILLWHTGDGDIRRGSGAFSVFWSVMAALTLLVTLILSYKVMSFTNVFKSIITGIKHMSPVVAILVLSFAFGDAIKALGTGVYVSQLINVEVPLFLMAPILFVAAAFMAFATGTSWGTFAILIPIAVPIAQQSGLPIEFLVAAVLGGGIFGDHASPISDTTVVASIASGCDHFEHVKTQLPYALFGALITLITYIIIGLSF; encoded by the coding sequence ATGCAAGACAGCATTTTTAGCTTACTCCCGCCACTAGTGGCTATCATCATCGCTATATGGCGAAAAAATGCACTTTTCGCACTTTTTTGTGGTGTCGCCCTTTGCCATTTAATGATATCGAATGGGCAACCTATTGATAGCATTATAGCGACAAGTACAGGCGTTGCAGGCGTTTTTTATTCGCTTGGTAATGTTTACATCATAACTTTTAGCCTTTTGATTGGTGCATTAGTGACCCTAATGAATCAGTCAGGCGCTGTAAATGGCTTTATTAACCACCTTGCCTCATTAAACTTGGTGAAAAACAGTCGACAAGCAGCCATGTTGCCCACAGTTATTGGTACCACCATATTTACCGACACTAATCTAAGTATGTTTACTGCGGGTATGTCGAGCCAAAAACTATTTGATCACCATAAATTGAGCCGAGCTAGGTTAGCTTATCTCGTTGACTCTACTTGTGCGCCAGTCAGCATTTTATTTTTGGTGAACGGCTGGGGCGCTTATGTTTTAGGCTTACTAGATGGTTATTCGTTTGACGATCCTGTGGGTATTTTAATTGGCACTATCGGCTACAACATTTATGCCATTGTCGCTGTGGCCTTAGCTTATTACACAGCCTTTAGTGGTAGAGTTTTCGGACCATTAAAACGTGCTGAGTCATTGGTAGAGAAAAAGCAAAAAACAACGATTGACCATGTCGCTCCAGCTTTAATTATGTGGCTACCTATGCTAACCCTATTAATGGGTACTTTTATCTTACTTTGGCACACCGGCGACGGAGATATACGCCGTGGCTCAGGCGCTTTTTCAGTATTTTGGTCAGTCATGGCTGCCCTCACACTACTAGTCACGCTTATTTTAAGCTATAAAGTCATGTCGTTTACTAACGTATTCAAAAGTATCATTACTGGCATTAAGCACATGTCACCTGTTGTCGCCATTTTGGTCTTATCTTTTGCCTTCGGCGATGCCATTAAGGCGCTAGGCACAGGGGTTTATGTCAGCCAATTAATTAATGTAGAAGTACCTCTGTTTTTAATGGCTCCTATCTTATTTGTTGCTGCAGCCTTTATGGCATTTGCTACCGGTACCTCTTGGGGCACATTTGCGATACTCATCCCTATTGCTGTACCTATTGCCCAACAAAGTGGTTTACCTATTGAGTTTTTAGTAGCTGCCGTGCTTGGTGGTGGTATTTTTGGTGACCATGCCTCGCCAATTTCTGACACTACCGTTGTCGCTTCTATTGCCAGTGGCTGTGATCATTTCGAGCATGTAAAAACCCAATTACCTTATGCACTATTTGGTGCGTTAATTACTTTGATCACCTATATCATCATTGGATTAAGCTTTTAA
- a CDS encoding TIGR01621 family pseudouridine synthase: MTEPKLTIIDHQADFLVIDKPANIGFHDEENIGSGLFSQIKAQLKTQLAITELYPVHRLDKMTSGLILVAKNSATARAFQQQFEQHQIQKYYLAIAKGKPKKKQGVIKGDMEKSRRGMWKLLRTMDNPAVSQFFSYSIAPKQRLYLIKPHSGKTHQIRVALNSIGVPIFGDALYNNVEDADRGYLHAFALSFNLNQQSYQYCLTPRQGSVFNTPSTLDVINKLTPPWQQPWPAL; this comes from the coding sequence ATGACAGAACCAAAATTAACTATTATCGATCACCAAGCTGACTTTTTAGTGATTGATAAACCAGCCAACATTGGTTTTCATGATGAAGAAAATATTGGCAGTGGTTTATTCTCGCAAATAAAAGCACAATTAAAGACGCAACTTGCCATCACCGAACTCTACCCGGTTCATCGCCTAGATAAAATGACATCAGGGTTGATACTGGTCGCTAAAAATAGCGCGACGGCAAGAGCGTTTCAACAACAGTTTGAACAACACCAAATACAGAAGTACTACCTTGCGATTGCAAAAGGTAAGCCAAAGAAAAAGCAAGGTGTCATTAAAGGTGATATGGAAAAAAGCCGCAGAGGCATGTGGAAATTGCTGAGAACGATGGACAACCCAGCCGTTAGTCAGTTTTTTTCTTATAGCATTGCGCCAAAGCAGCGCCTTTACTTAATCAAGCCACATTCAGGTAAAACCCACCAAATTAGAGTAGCACTTAATAGCATTGGCGTTCCTATATTTGGCGATGCACTTTATAACAATGTCGAGGATGCCGACCGAGGTTATTTGCACGCTTTTGCGCTAAGCTTTAATCTAAACCAGCAGTCATATCAATATTGCTTAACGCCGCGTCAGGGCAGCGTTTTTAATACTCCGTCAACGCTTGATGTTATCAATAAACTAACACCTCCTTGGCAACAACCATGGCCAGCACTTTAA
- a CDS encoding 2-dehydropantoate 2-reductase, which translates to MMNITIVGQGAIGLLWYHQLTKGSNNNISLACSSRLQLPPLETYFTDINNQTTNSRLILSNDEKLSNAELILICVKSYHLDSVLTSLAKNFNPSASIIFCHNGMVDVEKFKTLTQPYYALLTTHASKVLQPFHAQHTGLGHNDLGLITGKACPIKQESMLRVLTKALPTLTLSDNIKEKQWLKLAINCIINPITAIDNIDNGLILNDKYIALIDSLLAEITTIASYQGLSFTVNDLRNQVLSVATKTTKNCSSMRSDIIQKRKTEINYINGYIVDLAKKHGLPAPENEKLVQQINALEQHL; encoded by the coding sequence ATGATGAATATTACTATTGTCGGGCAAGGAGCCATCGGTCTGCTTTGGTATCATCAGTTAACAAAAGGCTCAAATAATAATATCAGCTTAGCTTGCTCGTCTCGATTGCAACTGCCACCACTTGAGACTTATTTTACTGATATCAACAATCAAACAACAAATAGTCGATTAATACTTTCAAATGATGAAAAGCTAAGCAATGCTGAGCTTATATTGATCTGTGTAAAATCGTACCACCTTGACTCCGTATTAACGTCGCTAGCAAAGAATTTTAATCCGAGTGCGAGTATTATTTTTTGCCACAATGGTATGGTCGATGTCGAAAAATTTAAAACTTTGACGCAACCTTACTATGCATTACTGACCACGCATGCCAGTAAAGTTTTGCAGCCGTTTCATGCTCAGCACACAGGATTAGGACACAATGACTTAGGTTTAATCACAGGTAAGGCTTGCCCAATAAAACAAGAGAGTATGCTACGGGTACTAACCAAAGCCTTACCAACGTTAACATTGAGCGATAATATAAAAGAAAAACAATGGTTAAAATTAGCAATCAATTGCATTATCAACCCTATTACTGCAATTGATAATATCGATAATGGCCTGATACTCAACGATAAGTACATTGCGCTCATTGATAGCTTACTCGCTGAGATTACTACTATTGCTAGTTATCAAGGTCTTAGCTTTACGGTTAATGACTTAAGAAATCAAGTATTATCAGTCGCGACAAAAACCACAAAAAATTGCTCATCAATGCGCAGTGATATTATTCAAAAACGTAAAACTGAAATTAATTATATCAATGGCTACATTGTTGATTTAGCTAAAAAGCATGGTCTGCCAGCGCCAGAGAATGAAAAGCTAGTGCAACAGATTAATGCCTTAGAACAACACCTGTAA
- a CDS encoding HlyC/CorC family transporter: MDNISTDMLFVVLGILIFISAYFSGSETGMMSINRYRLKHLEKQNHSGAKRVSKLLAKPDKLIGLILIGNNLVNIFATLITGIIAQRLYGDAGVFYSGLLLTLVILIFAEITPKTLAALYPEKVAFPSSLVLTLLLRLLYPFVIAVNWITNGILAILGISSEQREQHSLSSEELRTVVNESGAMLKSRDQDMLVGILDLENVTVEDIMIPRNELVGIDINEDWKRIQKQLTQSNHTRVLLYRDNIDDAVGYVHVRDALRLVSKGQFTKATLLRAVRELYFIPEGTPLNVQLLKFQRAKERIGLVVDEYGDIQGLVTLEDILEEIVGDFTTTMTPTSSDEVNIQPDGSYLVDGSATVRDVNKEMTWNFPTDGPKTINGLILEYLEDIPEANLSVRISGYPLEIIEVKDNMIKTVRILPDFYDGEVFES, translated from the coding sequence TTGGATAACATCTCTACCGATATGCTGTTTGTCGTGCTTGGCATTCTCATATTTATATCAGCCTATTTCTCTGGCTCTGAAACAGGCATGATGTCGATTAATCGTTATCGGTTAAAACATCTTGAAAAACAAAACCACAGTGGTGCTAAACGCGTCAGTAAATTACTGGCGAAACCTGATAAGTTGATCGGTTTGATCCTGATCGGCAATAACTTAGTCAATATATTTGCGACGCTTATCACAGGTATCATTGCTCAGCGACTCTATGGCGATGCGGGAGTATTTTATTCCGGTTTATTACTCACTTTAGTGATATTAATCTTTGCAGAAATCACCCCTAAAACCTTAGCAGCGCTATATCCAGAAAAAGTAGCATTTCCAAGTTCACTCGTGCTCACTTTGTTGTTAAGACTACTCTACCCTTTTGTTATCGCGGTCAATTGGATCACCAATGGTATTTTAGCCATTTTAGGTATTAGTTCAGAGCAACGTGAGCAACACAGCTTAAGCTCTGAAGAATTACGTACCGTGGTGAATGAATCTGGTGCAATGTTGAAATCTCGAGATCAGGATATGCTCGTTGGTATCCTAGACTTAGAGAACGTTACCGTTGAAGATATTATGATCCCGCGTAATGAATTAGTCGGTATTGATATCAACGAAGATTGGAAGCGAATTCAAAAGCAACTAACACAATCAAACCACACACGTGTTTTATTATATCGTGACAATATTGATGATGCTGTTGGTTATGTCCATGTCCGCGATGCTTTACGATTAGTCTCAAAAGGACAATTCACTAAAGCAACACTGCTACGTGCTGTACGAGAGCTTTACTTTATTCCTGAAGGCACGCCACTGAATGTGCAATTATTAAAATTTCAACGTGCTAAAGAGCGTATAGGCCTTGTGGTTGACGAATACGGTGATATCCAAGGATTAGTAACACTAGAAGATATTCTTGAAGAGATCGTGGGAGATTTCACTACAACAATGACTCCGACCAGCAGTGACGAAGTAAATATTCAGCCTGACGGTAGTTACTTGGTTGACGGCAGTGCAACGGTACGTGACGTAAACAAAGAAATGACATGGAACTTCCCTACTGATGGTCCAAAAACGATTAATGGTTTAATTTTAGAATATCTCGAAGATATTCCAGAAGCCAACCTTAGTGTCAGAATCTCGGGTTATCCGCTTGAGATCATCGAAGTGAAAGATAACATGATTAAAACCGTTAGGATCCTACCTGACTTTTATGATGGTGAAGTTTTCGAAAGCTAA
- a CDS encoding VanZ family protein translates to MFSQSTMTNTSMKSRYHLSILAIIITLFFCVYFYSADFRKLAFRSTQIDSIGHIISFLCLTWVLHSILKLPLFNTMITVAFYGALTELGQYYLGFRSAEFTDFIADLIGIAIFATIRWGILMYRNRSSNRSS, encoded by the coding sequence CTGTTTTCGCAAAGTACAATGACCAACACCTCAATGAAAAGTCGCTATCACTTATCTATTCTCGCCATTATCATTACTCTATTTTTTTGCGTCTATTTCTATTCAGCCGACTTTAGAAAACTTGCTTTTCGTAGCACACAAATCGACTCTATTGGGCACATCATTAGCTTTCTTTGTTTAACTTGGGTCTTGCACAGCATATTAAAACTACCTTTATTTAATACTATGATAACTGTCGCTTTTTATGGGGCATTAACTGAACTAGGTCAATATTACTTAGGTTTTCGCAGTGCAGAGTTTACTGATTTCATTGCTGATTTAATCGGTATTGCCATTTTTGCTACGATACGTTGGGGCATTTTAATGTACCGTAATCGCTCAAGTAATAGGTCATCATGA
- a CDS encoding sodium-dependent transporter produces MAASRGAFSSRFGFIMAAAGSAVGLGNIWGFPTQTASNGGAAFVLVYLVLAFCLAYPAFMAELLIGRYGQANAVTSLQKISRTIFHKRFAFVVGFGGIICAALILSFYGILAGWMMSYAVEPFARLLGVDSAADWVIAQSLPRNLFFCALFMFLTIFIIRRGVEDGIEKWSKRLMPLLIFLLLGLISYVMTLEGAREGVNAYLNPDISRVLEPDLLISALGQAFFSLSLGTSVMVIYGSYISKKENLVTLGAQVTLIDVSIAFLAGLLIIPSMYVAQAQGVAIFAEDGSLISGSSLVFTVLPSLFNSMGSIGLYVALAFFILMSVAALTSSISMLEGPVSYAVERHNMERKKVTTYIGLGIFVLSAVIIFNISFMLDFVAILATQYGQPIIAMLCCVFAGWIWFRNDILTELKQGNEMVEHSLFWKIWPWYTKFVCPTAIAIVFWHSL; encoded by the coding sequence ATGGCTGCTTCTAGAGGTGCGTTCAGTTCTCGTTTTGGTTTTATCATGGCTGCTGCGGGTTCTGCCGTAGGGTTGGGTAATATTTGGGGTTTTCCAACACAAACCGCAAGTAATGGTGGTGCAGCATTTGTACTGGTGTATTTAGTACTTGCCTTTTGTTTAGCGTATCCCGCTTTTATGGCGGAGCTACTCATTGGTCGATATGGCCAAGCGAACGCTGTAACGTCACTACAAAAAATATCACGTACTATCTTTCACAAGCGATTCGCTTTTGTTGTTGGTTTTGGTGGCATTATTTGTGCTGCTTTAATTCTCAGTTTTTATGGCATTTTAGCGGGTTGGATGATGTCGTATGCTGTAGAGCCCTTTGCTCGCTTGTTAGGCGTGGACTCTGCTGCTGATTGGGTGATCGCGCAGTCATTACCGCGTAATTTATTCTTTTGTGCTTTGTTTATGTTTCTGACTATTTTTATCATTCGCCGTGGTGTTGAAGACGGTATTGAAAAATGGTCGAAGCGACTTATGCCTCTGTTGATTTTTTTACTGTTAGGTTTAATTTCTTACGTGATGACATTAGAAGGCGCTAGAGAAGGCGTTAATGCTTATCTAAACCCTGATATTAGCCGTGTCCTTGAACCTGATTTACTAATTAGTGCACTAGGGCAGGCATTTTTCTCATTGTCGCTAGGCACAAGTGTGATGGTGATTTACGGCTCTTATATCTCTAAAAAAGAAAATTTAGTTACCTTAGGCGCACAAGTGACCTTAATAGATGTGTCTATCGCATTCTTAGCCGGACTACTGATCATTCCATCAATGTATGTCGCACAAGCGCAAGGTGTCGCGATATTTGCAGAAGACGGCAGTTTAATCTCAGGCTCAAGCTTAGTGTTCACGGTTTTACCTAGCTTGTTTAACAGCATGGGCAGTATTGGTTTATATGTCGCATTAGCCTTTTTTATCCTTATGTCTGTTGCCGCACTAACTTCTTCAATTTCCATGCTGGAAGGACCCGTATCTTATGCGGTAGAGCGCCATAATATGGAGCGTAAAAAAGTAACCACTTATATTGGTCTTGGCATTTTTGTTTTAAGTGCGGTTATTATTTTTAATATCAGCTTTATGCTCGATTTTGTGGCGATATTAGCCACGCAATACGGTCAGCCGATTATCGCTATGTTGTGTTGTGTATTCGCGGGGTGGATTTGGTTTCGTAATGATATTCTTACTGAGCTTAAACAAGGTAACGAAATGGTCGAACACTCATTGTTTTGGAAAATTTGGCCTTGGTATACTAAGTTTGTTTGTCCAACGGCAATTGCGATTGTGTTCTGGCATTCACTGTAA
- a CDS encoding flagellar motor protein MotB, translating into MADKCKCPPPGLPAWMGTFADLMSLLMCFFVLLLSFSEMDVLKFKQIAGSMKFAFGVQNKIEVKDIPKGTSIIAQEFRPGKPEPTPIEVIQQQTMEMTQQMLEFQAGDETSAGGRQEQRGTERGGQSQSTADEMSAEAMQKAKDELEQASQEQVNELVKKIAEQLEQQIQDGAIELESLGQQVIIRIRENGSFPSGSAFLQPQFKPIMREIGLLLNTVPGEIMISGNTDNQGINSELFTSNWDLSSKRAVAIAHEIIKVPGFDQSRLLVVGHADTRPLVPNNNRLNRRRNRRVEIAINQGKAKETEPISISQ; encoded by the coding sequence ATGGCTGATAAATGTAAATGTCCACCTCCTGGGCTACCGGCATGGATGGGAACATTCGCCGACTTAATGTCGTTGCTGATGTGTTTCTTCGTCTTACTTTTGTCGTTTTCTGAAATGGATGTCTTAAAGTTTAAGCAAATAGCGGGTTCAATGAAATTCGCTTTTGGTGTCCAAAATAAGATAGAAGTAAAAGATATCCCCAAGGGTACTAGCATTATTGCGCAAGAGTTTCGCCCAGGTAAACCAGAACCAACACCTATTGAAGTTATTCAGCAGCAAACCATGGAAATGACCCAACAAATGTTGGAATTTCAAGCCGGTGATGAAACTTCAGCGGGTGGTCGTCAAGAGCAGCGCGGCACTGAACGTGGTGGGCAGTCACAAAGTACGGCTGATGAAATGTCGGCAGAGGCGATGCAAAAAGCGAAAGATGAGTTAGAGCAAGCTTCACAAGAGCAAGTGAATGAGCTGGTGAAAAAAATTGCTGAACAATTAGAACAACAAATCCAAGATGGCGCTATCGAATTAGAATCTTTAGGTCAGCAAGTTATCATTCGTATTCGTGAAAATGGCTCATTCCCGTCAGGCTCTGCATTTTTACAGCCGCAATTTAAACCTATCATGCGCGAAATTGGCTTGTTATTAAATACCGTGCCAGGCGAAATCATGATTTCAGGTAATACTGATAATCAAGGTATCAATTCTGAGCTATTTACTTCTAATTGGGATTTATCAAGTAAGCGTGCAGTGGCTATTGCCCATGAAATTATTAAAGTGCCAGGTTTTGACCAGTCTCGCTTACTTGTTGTTGGTCATGCCGATACTCGACCATTAGTGCCTAATAATAACCGATTAAATCGTCGTCGAAACCGTCGAGTAGAGATTGCGATTAATCAAGGTAAAGCGAAAGAAACCGAACCCATTTCAATTAGCCAATAG
- the thiI gene encoding tRNA uracil 4-sulfurtransferase ThiI: MKFIVKLQAEITIKSRPVRKRFTKILESSIKNVLRRVDEQVTTRMNWDNIEVNTANNTPENRLKLIDTLKSIPGIPTFLEVQQTDFTDVHDIYEKTLAVHAKNIENKSFCVRVKRTGKHDFNSIKVEQYVGGGLNQQVESARVKLTKPDVTVYLEIKNENLFIVTERHKGMGGFPIATQEDVLSLMSGGFDSGVASYQMIKKGARTHYCFFNLGGAAHEVGVKQVSYYLWNKFGASHKVKFFAVDFEPVVAEILENIENGQMGVVLKRMMMRAAAKIADKMDIKALITGEAVGQVSSQTLTNLNVIDRVTETLILRPLVAYDKQDIIDIARKIGTEDFAKTIPEYCGVISKKPTVKAVLSKVEAEEANFDFSVLDKVINETRVYDIRDIGKESEEEIHAVDTLDNIPDNAIVLDIRSPEEEDDNPLVIEGVEIMHLPFYKLTTQFGDLDKSKDYLLYCDQGVMSKLQALYLLGAGFTNVKVYRP, translated from the coding sequence ATGAAATTTATTGTTAAGTTACAGGCTGAAATTACCATAAAAAGCCGTCCGGTGCGTAAGCGTTTTACTAAGATATTAGAGTCTAGTATTAAGAATGTTTTACGCCGTGTTGATGAACAAGTGACAACGCGAATGAACTGGGACAATATTGAAGTTAACACTGCCAATAACACACCAGAAAACCGCTTAAAATTAATTGATACGTTAAAATCAATTCCAGGTATTCCTACATTCCTTGAAGTGCAACAAACTGACTTTACAGATGTTCATGATATTTATGAAAAAACTCTAGCTGTTCATGCGAAGAACATCGAAAATAAAAGTTTTTGTGTTCGCGTTAAGCGTACAGGTAAGCACGATTTTAATTCGATTAAAGTTGAACAATATGTTGGTGGCGGTTTAAATCAACAAGTTGAATCAGCACGGGTTAAATTGACCAAACCAGATGTGACGGTTTATTTAGAAATTAAAAACGAAAACTTATTTATAGTTACTGAACGCCATAAAGGTATGGGCGGCTTTCCAATCGCTACTCAGGAAGACGTTTTATCATTAATGTCTGGCGGCTTTGATTCAGGTGTTGCAAGTTATCAAATGATCAAAAAAGGTGCCCGCACACACTATTGTTTCTTTAATTTAGGCGGCGCTGCGCACGAAGTTGGTGTTAAGCAAGTTAGCTATTATTTATGGAACAAGTTTGGCGCATCACACAAAGTGAAGTTTTTCGCTGTCGATTTTGAACCTGTGGTTGCTGAAATTCTTGAAAACATTGAAAATGGTCAAATGGGTGTTGTACTTAAGCGTATGATGATGCGCGCCGCAGCTAAAATTGCTGATAAAATGGATATTAAAGCATTAATTACTGGTGAAGCGGTAGGGCAAGTATCGAGCCAAACGCTAACCAATTTGAACGTTATTGACCGTGTTACCGAAACTTTAATTTTACGCCCGCTTGTTGCTTACGATAAACAAGATATTATCGATATAGCCCGTAAGATTGGTACCGAAGATTTTGCTAAAACCATTCCTGAATATTGTGGCGTTATTTCTAAAAAGCCAACCGTTAAGGCTGTGCTATCGAAAGTTGAAGCTGAAGAAGCGAATTTTGACTTTTCTGTTTTAGACAAAGTTATCAATGAAACACGCGTTTATGATATTCGTGATATCGGTAAAGAAAGCGAAGAAGAAATTCATGCTGTTGATACTCTGGATAACATTCCTGACAATGCGATTGTACTCGATATTCGTAGCCCAGAAGAAGAAGATGACAACCCGTTAGTTATCGAAGGCGTAGAAATTATGCATTTACCCTTTTATAAATTAACTACGCAATTTGGTGATTTAGATAAGTCTAAAGATTATCTACTTTATTGTGATCAAGGTGTGATGAGTAAACTACAAGCGCTATATTTATTAGGTGCTGGTTTCACTAATGTGAAAGTTTACCGCCCTTAA
- a CDS encoding YajQ family cyclic di-GMP-binding protein: protein MPSMDIVSEINLEEVKNATDNAIRELTTRFDFRGSTASFEWKSPAVTMKGDSDHQLKQMADMLRGQLVKRKVDAKALTLGNAESSGRNYSQVATFKEGIEQPVAKKVVKLIKDSKLKVQASIQGEQVRVTGKKRDDLQAVMQLLRETELEQSFQFNNFKD, encoded by the coding sequence ATGCCTTCAATGGATATCGTTTCCGAAATTAATTTGGAAGAAGTAAAAAATGCGACTGATAATGCCATTCGCGAACTCACCACTCGTTTCGATTTTCGTGGCTCCACAGCGAGCTTTGAATGGAAAAGTCCTGCCGTTACTATGAAAGGTGATTCCGATCATCAACTAAAGCAGATGGCTGATATGTTACGTGGACAACTAGTAAAAAGAAAAGTGGATGCTAAAGCATTAACATTGGGTAACGCTGAAAGCTCGGGCCGTAATTATAGCCAAGTAGCGACCTTCAAAGAGGGCATTGAGCAGCCTGTTGCTAAAAAAGTAGTTAAATTGATTAAAGACAGCAAACTAAAAGTACAGGCTTCTATTCAAGGCGAGCAAGTGCGTGTTACTGGTAAAAAACGTGATGATTTACAAGCTGTGATGCAATTACTAAGAGAAACAGAATTAGAGCAGTCATTTCAGTTTAATAACTTTAAAGACTAG